The Papio anubis isolate 15944 chromosome 5, Panubis1.0, whole genome shotgun sequence genome has a segment encoding these proteins:
- the AMACR gene encoding alpha-methylacyl-CoA racemase (The RefSeq protein has 1 substitution compared to this genomic sequence), with the protein MALQGILVVELAGLAPGPFCAMVLADFGARVVRVERPGSHYDVSRLGRGKRSLALDLKQPRGAAVLRRLCARSDVLLEPFRSGVMEKLQLGPEILQRDNPRLIYARLTGFGQSGSFSRLAGHDINYLALSGVLPKIGRNGENPYAPLNLLADFAGGGLMCVLGIMMALFERTRSGKGQVIDANMVEGTAYLSSFLWKTQKSSLWEAPRGQNILDGGAPFYTTYRTADGEFMAVGAIEPQFYELLIKGLGLKSDELPNQMSMDDWPEMKKKFAAVFAKKTKAEWCQIFDGTDACVTPVLTLEEVVHHDHSKERGSFITNEEQSMSPRPAPLLSNTPAIPSFKRDPFVGEHTEEILDEFGFSREEIDQLKSDKIIESNKVKASL; encoded by the exons ATGGCACTGCAGGGCATCTTGGTCGTGGAACTGGCCGGCCTGGCCCCGGGCCCGTTCTGTGCTATGGTCCTGGCGGACTTCGGGGCGCGGGTGGTGCGCGTGGAGCGGCCGGGCTCCCATTACGACGTGAGCCGCTTGGGCCGGGGCAAGCGCTCGCTGGCGCTGGACCTGAAGCAGCCGCGGGGAGCCGCTGTGCTGCGGCGTCTGTGCGCGCGGTCGGACGTGCTGCTGGAGCCCTTCCGCAGCG GTGTGATGGAGAAACTCCAACTCGGCCCAGAGATTCTGCAGCGGGATAATCCAAGGCTTATTTATGCCAGGCTGACTGGATTTGGCCAGTCAGGAAGCTTCTCCCGGTTAGCTGGCCATGATATCAACTATTTGGCTTTGTCAG GTGTTCTCTCAAAAATTGGCAGAAATGGTGAGAATCCGTATGCCCCGCTGAATCTCCTGGCTGATTTTGCTGGTGGTGGTCTTATGTGCGTGTTGGGCATCATGATGGCTCTCTTTGAACGCACACGCTCTGGCAAGGGTCAGGTCATTGATGCAAATATG GTGGAAGGAACAGCATATTTAAGTTCTTTTCTGTGGAAAACTCAGAAATCAAGTCTGTGGGAAGCACCTCGAGGACAGAACATATTGGATGGTGGAGCACCTTTCTATACGACTTACAGGACAGCAGATGGGGAATTCATGGCTGTTGGAGCAATAGAACCCCAGTTCTACGAGCTGCTGATCAAAG GACTTGGACTAAAGTCTGATGAACTTCCCAATCAGATGAGCATGGATGATTGGCCAGAAATGAAGAAGAAGTTTGCAGCTGTATTTGCAAAGAAGACAAAGGCAGAGTGGTGTCAAATCTTTGATGGCACAGATGCCTGTGTGACTCCGGTTCTGACTTTAGAGGAGGTTGTTCATCATGATCACAGCAAGGAACGGGGCTCGTTTATCACCAATGAGGAGCAGAGCATGAGCCCCCGCCCTGCACCTCTGCTGTCAAACACCCCAGCCATCCCTTCTTTCAAAAGGGATCCTTTTGTAGGAGAACACACTGAGGAGATACTTGACGAATTTGGATTCAGCCGCGAAGAGATTGATCAGCTTAAGTCAGATAAAATCATTGAAAGTAATAAGGTAAAAGCTAGTCTCTAA
- the AMACR gene encoding alpha-methylacyl-CoA racemase isoform X1 — MALQGILVVELAGLAPGPFCAMVLADFGARVVRVERPGSHYDVSRLGRGKRSLALDLKQPRGAAVLRRLCARSDVLLEPFRSGVMEKLQLGPEILQRDNPRLIYARLTGFGQSGSFSRLAGHDINYLALSGGRNSIFKFFSVENSEIKSVGSTSRTEHIGWWSTFLYDLQDSRWGIHGCWSNRTPVLRAADQRTWTKV, encoded by the exons ATGGCACTGCAGGGCATCTTGGTCGTGGAACTGGCCGGCCTGGCCCCGGGCCCGTTCTGTGCTATGGTCCTGGCGGACTTCGGGGCGCGGGTGGTGCGCGTGGAGCGGCCGGGCTCCCATTACGACGTGAGCCGCTTGGGCCGGGGCAAGCGCTCGCTGGCGCTGGACCTGAAGCAGCCGCGGGGAGCCGCTGTGCTGCGGCGTCTGTGCGCGCGGTCGGACGTGCTGCTGGAGCCCTTCCGCAGCG GTGTGATGGAGAAACTCCAACTCGGCCCAGAGATTCTGCAGCGGGATAATCCAAGGCTTATTTATGCCAGGCTGACTGGATTTGGCCAGTCAGGAAGCTTCTCCCGGTTAGCTGGCCATGATATCAACTATTTGGCTTTGTCAG GTGGAAGGAACAGCATATTTAAGTTCTTTTCTGTGGAAAACTCAGAAATCAAGTCTGTGGGAAGCACCTCGAGGACAGAACATATTGGATGGTGGAGCACCTTTCTATACGACTTACAGGACAGCAGATGGGGAATTCATGGCTGTTGGAGCAATAGAACCCCAGTTCTACGAGCTGCTGATCAAAG GACTTGGACTAAAGTCTGA